The genomic window CTCTCTGAGATGAGTGAGTGAGCGCTGGTGCCGAACAGGGAGAGAACCACgacaaacacagaagaacagagccAGTGGACGGAGATAGCAGCATGCAGGCCACCGCAGACAGCAGCAAGAAAAATGGCTCCTGGAGCGGCTGGAAGGGCCAGGGTACGCCTTTTACATCTCTATTTATGCTTTTGTGCTCAGGCTCTGTGTGGGGGCTGCTCGGGTTTATTATATGATCTTTAGGCCTATACACCTCATTATGTTTAGGACTGCGAGGAAGACGGTtggaaaaaatgtctgtgtggtATCTGTAGCTGTTGTCATCTAAGGCGTGGCTAGCCTTTCGCTAGCTGTAGTATACAAGGGGCTCAGTCTGTTTTTGTCTGAGGAGGCGGCTGCAGCATCAGGACCGTCCTGACAGACcgtctccatggtaaccagGGCACACCCATCCTCATTACATCAGCCTCTGTGCTGCTGCCATGGCACCGAGCAGCCTTCATCCGGGGCTTTGCAACACATTGGCCCCAATAAAAGAGCTGTGAGAAGATGGCGTCTCTCGGACACACACTATGTCTATCTGTATAATACTGCGGTGTAAGCTCAAACATCCCAGTCCTGTCTTTCCAGAGTGCAGCCTTATGGACAAAGCTGTGAGTCTTCTTTACTGTATGGAAAGACTTAGATGAACCGCTGAGTCACAAGCCTTTGTTTGGCCTGATGCCGCGTCACCTTGTACCTGATCATTTTTCTGTTTAGTCATTGTCCTCGAGCAGAGAGCTGCAGTGAGGCACATCAGCCTTACAATCACAGGGATAAAAATGCAAGAAGCCTTCTCAAGCCACACATCATCTTTACAGAGACACACTATATATAAATACTTGAATAAGAAACTAACTGACCTGcccacactcacacatcactCACACTTTAGGTCCAGTTCATATCCAGGCCCTGCGTCACTGTTTTGACAGATGTAATTTAAGTACAGGTATAACTTTATCCTGAACTGTCTGCAAAATCaggatcatttttattatttattaaatgtgAGATAGAACCATATTTTTAGgaatcaatttatttttgcttgCCTTAGTAAAgaagttttaaatattttttgtacttCAATGCATAAATAGCTTGACTTGTTACAGATACTTGTCGTCTGCTTAAGTGAGTCATTATGCTATTTATATATTGcaggtcatgtttttttttttgtagacatGGTTAATTTAGAACcagtttactgggattatcctgcttttgGGTTATTACGTCaatgttgtgttattgtgacaagcctTGCAGAGACATGGTTTGTCAAGACATTCAGACTTGCATATGTGCATCTTTTAATCTCATGGATAATAATGGCAACACAAGTGGCCAAACTCACTCTCTGTCTGCACATGCTATggacacatttactcaaatataAACTCAAACACTGCATTTTGTAGATGTGATGTTATGGATGTGTTTGCCTTTTTCCCCAGTTGCCACTGGGAGCTCTCTGCTCAGGTTTATGCAGAAGGTGTGCAGTGCATTTACCATCCTCTATCACTACCTGAATAAGACGACTTATTTCAAATCTCAAATGACTGGCCTCAATCACTGCCACAACATAACAATGGCATAGATCACAATGGAGAGGATGAAACTCTAATGCTTGTTCTGATTAGTTTGCATTTTGGACATGTGCTCAGTGAAAGGAGTGGCATTCAGATAAATGTGTCCCAAACTGTTCTGCCTTGGACAAGGGGAGTAACCATGGTTACTGCATCAGGCAGGCATCTCTGGTCATCCTAAAACCAAGAAGACTGAGGGTGTGTACACTGATGACACAGTCTGGGGTGGGCGTCACCAAAGCTGCTGAAGTGTTTGTGACAAAATGTGCTTCTCTGGTAACCCCACCTATTTGTCCGCCCTTCTCTCAAGAAGCTGCTCTGATtagctgctgtgtgtgtggccCCACCCCTCTTTTCAGCCAGCCCTTCCCCTGCTCTCCTTTTGTCTGTGGATAAAGCAGCTGCCTCTCTCTGTTTGCCATGGGAGCCACAGGTCAGTACTTCCTTCTGTCTGTCATTTTCATCATGCTGCGCAAGTCTTTCTTGTGAGCCCTCAGAACTCAGGCATACCTGTGGGGGCAGAGCTAATGTATGAACTGTACAGCCTACAGTACATAGTACTGAGCTATCCAAGAGCTTTGTCTCTTACAACATTAGACAGTCACTCTTTTAGCCACAATGACTTCCACTAGATTCCTTTTGGCTCAGAGTAAAAATGGCCGTCATCACTATACTGCTCACAGCTCCAAAGCTAAAATTAGAGCTCTCCGACCAGCAGGCAGCCCACAGAGGATAAAACCCAGGAGAACtggaagacaaagagagagagagaagagcatgCTAACTCCAACCTCATGATTTAGAACTGACACTTATTATGACATGTCTCATCCTGATTTAGAGCATTCAGTTGGAAGTTGTGAGGGCAACCACAGCAGACTGAGGCATGTGCTATAGATACAGCATGGGTCACATTTCAGTGACAGTAGGGACACCTCTGATGCCCGGTCACTTCACTCTCTCATGTTTGTGCAGGTCACTCCAAGCTGTTATCAAAGTGCTGATAGTGTTCTATTTGTGCTCTCACTCTCCAGTGCTGGCCAGTCATCACAGGTCCCAGAGGcagcagctgtgtgtgtgtgtgtgtgtgggggtgtgtgcgtgcgtgtgtgtgtgcgtgtgaaaGAGAGTGAGAACCACGCAGGTGTACCATTGTGAGGTTGGAGCGTGTTTATAACAAATGTGCAGCACAGCACTGTGCTCAAACAAGGGGCTCTGACTCTTTGAAAAAGTGTGGTCATATGGCCCTGTGTTTAGGACCTgggcaaatgaaaaaaagaaggatatttttaaaggtctaaaccagatttcCACCAGGACTAAGCCTCAAAATCAATAGTAATGCAGACCAAAGTTGTAGGGCTAAACCTTTTTAGATTAACAGGTAACTTGAAGCttttttcatgagttttttGTTATAGATGATATTGGAggatttgaggactttttattattaaaagctataattatttagtttttaaattgttaatcatcCTAGTTATTTATCATCCTGAAACCCATAGATTTGAAGTTCAAGTCAAAGCCATACTATTCTGAGATGATGTATTTTAGTACAGTAttgttacatttacacattttctgTCAATATGAGAAGCAGAAGTATCTAACGTCAATcattttcttcttgttttaACAGTCTGTCAttgtattactttattttcCTGCACACAGTAAGAATCCCAATATTGAATTTACTGAAGCTGGTTGTTTCTTTGATCCCAATGTGGAGTAGAATACTCAGTTAGGTCTTGTCTTGTGTCTCTCGTAGCGATGGACCTGCTTTACTGGAGGAATGTGAAACAATCTGGAGCTGTGTTCAGCAGTGTGCTCCTGCTGCTTTTCTCCCTCACACAGTtcagtgtggtcagtgtggCAGCGTACTTGGCCTTGGCCGCCCTCTCTGCCACCATCAGCTTCAGGATCTACAAGTCTGTGCTCCAGGCCGTGCAGAAGACTGACGAAGGACATCCTTTCAAGTGAGTTGGAAGAATTCaaatggagtttttttttttttttttttaactttagcaCAAACGTGTCCATCCTCTGACACAATTACAATAAAGCAGgttaatcccagtaaaccatttttaaaataaaccatatcattaaaaggcctgagctgcaacaaattaaTAGCAGAATTAAGCAATATTTAATCATGTAAGTGACATATTTAaccctttacagctcaaatcttattgcaTCTCAACAAAATAACTAAACTCTTCCCACTATtggaaagaaaatgtacacacaataaatactgagcccaaaaatatatttattaattattctgtttacttcagaccaaaatatgtctagAAGAGAATGTATttcctaaaatgtaaaaaaaaacaagatttgtTCACATTATTATGGTATGGAAAAGTCCAATTATCAAATAATTTAAGAgaaatttataaataaaaagtccAGCTCTCTATAAGTTCTTGTGTAGAATATAACAGTCAGAACATGGCTACTGGGTGTGACAATGATTTTTCTAGGTTTATTATACCTCATTGGATAGAATTAAGTCTTACCACCCAtcacttttaaaaaacatgacatgagCTGCATAGTTTCACCTCATAAATTTGTCACACCAGAGCCTACCTGGAGATTGAAATGACACTGTCCCAGGACCAGATCAGCAAATACGCAGACAAAATCCTGCTGTACACCAACACCTGTATGAAGGAGCTGCGCCGCCTGTTTCTTGTGCAGGACCTGGTCGATTCACTCAAGGTGGGTCTCATTCAGAGTTATTATCAGAGTCCTTGAGTCAAACTTTAAAACAATGCTTGTGTATGTTTTAGTTTGCTGTTCTGATGTGGCTCCTCACTTATGTGGGTGCTCTCTTCAATGGCCTCACACTTCTCATTCTTGGTGAGCTCCGacttatattttaatttctttctttttttttctttgtggcaGTTTTACGTCATTAACCTTCATTTGTTTCTCCAGGAGTGGTTTCCATGTTCACCATGCCTGTAGTCTATGAGAAGCATCAGGTAGGTGGCCAGCCGTGCTCACAGCCCAAGTCTGATTTGGTTAAAGGTTCATTTATTCTGTTATTCTCGTACTGTAGGCGCAGATTGATCAGTATGTTGGATTGATACGGACACAGGTCAATGGTGTGGTGGGAAAGTGAGTCACTAtaatttttaaaacacttttttgcaAAGCACACATCCATTTCCAAAATGTATTGTGATGTTTTAAATTTTCTGTGTCTAGAATCCAAGCAAAGATTCCTGGGGCCAAGAGGAAGGAGGAGTAGAGCTACATCAGAGAAGAGTCATCTCTGTGTTAATCCACTGGACTTCACCTGTCGAGCAGTTCCACACTAACACGATCACAATTACATCTGTTTATAGACACAACTTGAGGATAAAAAGATAACATTTGTGTTGCTTATTATGACGTGCATGAAGTCAAGCCTTGGATAAAATTGATCTTTTGTGCAGTTTTCATgctatatttttgctttgcagTGCTTACCACAGACTGGATGTTAGGCCCAGA from Periophthalmus magnuspinnatus isolate fPerMag1 chromosome 22, fPerMag1.2.pri, whole genome shotgun sequence includes these protein-coding regions:
- the rtn1a gene encoding reticulon-1a isoform X3; amino-acid sequence: MGATAMDLLYWRNVKQSGAVFSSVLLLLFSLTQFSVVSVAAYLALAALSATISFRIYKSVLQAVQKTDEGHPFKAYLEIEMTLSQDQISKYADKILLYTNTCMKELRRLFLVQDLVDSLKFAVLMWLLTYVGALFNGLTLLILGVVSMFTMPVVYEKHQAQIDQYVGLIRTQVNGVVGKIQAKIPGAKRKEE
- the rtn1a gene encoding reticulon-1a isoform X2: MQATADSSKKNGSWSGWKGQAMDLLYWRNVKQSGAVFSSVLLLLFSLTQFSVVSVAAYLALAALSATISFRIYKSVLQAVQKTDEGHPFKAYLEIEMTLSQDQISKYADKILLYTNTCMKELRRLFLVQDLVDSLKFAVLMWLLTYVGALFNGLTLLILGVVSMFTMPVVYEKHQAQIDQYVGLIRTQVNGVVGKIQAKIPGAKRKEE